In Sphingomonas crocodyli, a genomic segment contains:
- a CDS encoding NAD(P)/FAD-dependent oxidoreductase, protein MSPVEQHSDVAIIGAGPAGLTAGYLLGKRSFSVTLVEKDAEQVGGISRTVEHDGFRFDIGGHRFFSKSREVVELWDELLPNDFIERPRMSRIYYRGKFYDYPLRAFDALKKLGLIESTLCMLSFFRAKLRPHKDVKSFDKWVINQFGERLFGIFFKTYTEKVWGMPCEDMSADWAAQRIKGLSLGKAVFDGIKRSLGLNRRPNDGMQAKTLLESFRYPRKGPGMMWDAARDRILKHGNRFLMGHALHQASWDERAGHWRVTIKSAEGKTRVITADHLISSAPVRELVARIHPMPKSMPNAMALNYRDFLTVALMIRSEDLFPDNWIYIHEDKVKVGRIQNFRSWSPEMVPDEALACVGLEYFCFEGDGLWSSTDEGLIALATAELARLGLCDPNQVVGGAVVRQEKAYPVYDDHYAGHVEAIRTELEARYPTLQMIGRNGMHRYNNQDHAMMTAMLAVRNIVEGRRRHDLWSVNEDAEYHEAGREGDDEGVAAALRSERLVPRRLKKAA, encoded by the coding sequence ATGAGCCCGGTCGAACAGCATAGCGACGTGGCGATCATCGGCGCGGGGCCGGCGGGCCTGACCGCCGGCTATCTGCTGGGAAAGCGCAGTTTTTCGGTGACTCTGGTCGAAAAAGACGCCGAACAGGTCGGCGGAATCAGCCGCACCGTCGAACATGACGGCTTCCGATTCGACATTGGCGGGCATCGTTTCTTTTCCAAGTCCCGTGAGGTGGTGGAACTGTGGGACGAGCTGTTGCCGAACGATTTCATCGAACGGCCGCGGATGAGCCGCATCTACTATCGCGGCAAGTTCTACGATTATCCGCTGCGCGCCTTCGATGCGCTGAAGAAGCTCGGCCTGATCGAATCCACCCTGTGCATGCTCTCCTTCTTCCGTGCCAAGCTGCGTCCCCACAAGGATGTGAAATCCTTCGACAAATGGGTGATCAACCAGTTTGGTGAGCGACTGTTCGGCATCTTCTTCAAGACCTATACGGAGAAGGTCTGGGGCATGCCGTGCGAGGATATGTCGGCCGATTGGGCGGCGCAGCGGATCAAGGGGCTGTCGCTGGGCAAGGCGGTGTTCGACGGGATCAAGCGCTCGCTGGGCCTCAATCGCCGCCCCAATGACGGGATGCAGGCCAAGACCCTGCTCGAAAGCTTCCGCTATCCGCGCAAGGGCCCCGGCATGATGTGGGATGCCGCGCGCGATCGCATCCTCAAACATGGCAACCGCTTCCTGATGGGCCATGCGCTGCACCAGGCGAGCTGGGACGAGCGCGCCGGCCACTGGCGCGTCACGATCAAGTCGGCCGAGGGCAAGACCCGCGTCATCACCGCAGATCATCTGATTTCGTCGGCCCCGGTGCGCGAACTGGTCGCGCGCATCCACCCGATGCCCAAGTCGATGCCGAACGCGATGGCGCTCAACTATCGCGACTTCCTGACCGTCGCCTTGATGATCCGGTCGGAAGATCTGTTCCCCGACAACTGGATCTACATCCACGAGGATAAGGTGAAGGTCGGCCGTATCCAGAATTTCCGCAGCTGGTCGCCCGAAATGGTGCCTGATGAGGCGCTGGCCTGCGTCGGCCTCGAATATTTCTGTTTCGAAGGCGATGGCCTGTGGAGCTCGACCGACGAGGGGCTGATCGCGCTCGCGACCGCCGAACTCGCCCGCCTCGGCCTGTGCGATCCCAACCAGGTGGTCGGCGGCGCGGTGGTGCGGCAGGAAAAGGCCTATCCGGTCTATGACGATCATTATGCGGGCCATGTCGAGGCGATCCGCACTGAACTGGAGGCGCGTTATCCCACGCTCCAGATGATCGGCCGCAACGGCATGCACCGCTATAACAATCAGGATCATGCGATGATGACCGCGATGCTCGCGGTGCGAAACATCGTCGAAGGCCGTCGCCGCCACGATCTGTGGTCGGTCAACGAAGATGCCGAATATCACGAGGCCGGCCGCGAGGGTGACGACGAAGGCGTCGCCGCAGCCCTGCGCTCCGAACGGCTGGTCCCGCGGCGGTTGAAGAAGGCCGCCTGA
- a CDS encoding ShlB/FhaC/HecB family hemolysin secretion/activation protein, producing the protein MRNRFALIAGVGGLSLVASPVAAQVATPQLAPTREEVTRNQRGGDVPTASSKLMVDGGIERAPCALDDPAYADIKVTITAAQFNNLQGVTPEELRPAYESVLGQERPISTICTIRDAAATILRQKGYLAAVQVPVQTIENGVVKFEVLFAKIVAVRVRGDAGKQEAILARYLSKLTQDPVFNRYNAERYLLLARDVPGMDVRLSLKPAGTTPGELVGEVSVVRTPFDLDANVQNFAAKQTGRWSGLLRGQGYGLLTSGDRLSASVSSTADFKEQQIAQLGYDMRLGSEGLVLSGNLTQAWTKPEIDVPGLSLKARTLFWTGGVSYPIKRSQAMSIAVAGGLDYLNQTVRVNGIVFSRDQLRVLYARLDGDFADIQEGRPSRWRGSGSIELRRGLSILNASENGPLGSFTDRTFTGRPLGDPTATVIRASGEFEVNTGYNLWLAVMPRAQYAFDPLLSFEQFSTGNYSIGRGYDPGTTIGDNGIGASYEVRWNRFTPFPRYNLVVQPFLFADVARTWIKDVGAIQGYHDTSISLGGGVHAALNNRFRIDATLAVPMRRTGFQTEKPDPRFLISLTTKLWPWSAR; encoded by the coding sequence GTGCGTAACCGATTCGCGTTGATCGCTGGCGTGGGCGGCCTTTCGCTCGTTGCATCGCCAGTCGCCGCACAGGTCGCCACGCCGCAGCTCGCCCCGACTCGCGAAGAAGTCACCCGCAACCAGCGCGGTGGCGACGTGCCGACCGCCAGCAGCAAGCTGATGGTCGACGGCGGGATCGAACGCGCGCCCTGCGCGCTCGACGATCCGGCCTATGCCGACATCAAGGTCACGATCACTGCGGCCCAGTTCAACAATCTGCAGGGCGTGACGCCCGAAGAATTGCGCCCGGCCTATGAATCGGTGCTGGGCCAGGAACGGCCGATCAGCACGATCTGCACGATCCGCGACGCCGCCGCCACGATCCTGCGCCAGAAGGGCTATCTGGCCGCCGTGCAGGTGCCGGTGCAGACGATCGAGAACGGCGTCGTCAAGTTCGAGGTGCTGTTCGCCAAGATCGTCGCGGTCCGCGTGCGCGGCGATGCCGGCAAGCAGGAGGCGATCCTCGCCCGGTATTTGTCGAAGCTGACCCAGGATCCGGTGTTCAACCGCTACAATGCGGAACGCTATCTGCTGCTCGCGCGCGATGTGCCGGGCATGGACGTGCGCCTGTCGCTCAAGCCCGCGGGCACGACGCCGGGCGAGCTGGTCGGCGAAGTCAGCGTGGTGCGCACGCCGTTCGATCTCGACGCCAATGTCCAGAATTTCGCCGCGAAGCAGACGGGCCGCTGGTCGGGCCTGTTGCGCGGGCAGGGTTATGGCCTGCTCACCTCGGGCGATCGGCTGAGCGCCTCGGTCTCCTCGACCGCGGACTTCAAGGAACAGCAGATCGCGCAGCTCGGCTATGACATGCGGCTGGGTTCCGAAGGTCTGGTGCTGTCGGGCAACCTCACCCAGGCGTGGACCAAGCCGGAGATCGACGTTCCCGGCCTCTCGCTCAAGGCGCGTACATTGTTCTGGACCGGGGGCGTCAGCTATCCGATCAAGCGCAGCCAGGCGATGAGCATTGCGGTGGCCGGTGGCCTCGATTATCTCAACCAGACGGTGCGCGTGAACGGCATCGTCTTCTCGCGCGATCAGCTGCGCGTGCTCTATGCGCGGCTCGACGGCGATTTCGCCGATATTCAGGAAGGTCGCCCGTCGCGCTGGCGCGGTTCGGGATCGATCGAGCTGCGGCGTGGCCTCAGCATCCTGAACGCCAGCGAAAATGGCCCGCTCGGATCGTTCACCGATCGTACCTTCACCGGCCGTCCGCTGGGCGATCCGACCGCGACGGTGATCCGCGCCTCGGGCGAGTTCGAGGTGAACACCGGCTATAATCTGTGGCTCGCGGTTATGCCGCGCGCGCAATATGCGTTCGATCCGCTGCTCAGCTTCGAACAATTCTCGACCGGCAACTACTCGATCGGCCGCGGCTATGATCCGGGCACCACGATCGGTGATAACGGCATCGGCGCCAGCTACGAAGTGCGCTGGAACCGCTTCACGCCCTTCCCGCGCTATAACCTTGTCGTGCAGCCCTTCCTGTTCGCCGATGTCGCGCGGACCTGGATCAAGGATGTCGGCGCGATCCAGGGCTATCACGACACGTCGATCTCGCTGGGCGGCGGCGTCCATGCCGCGCTCAACAACCGCTTCCGCATCGATGCGACGCTTGCCGTGCCGATGCGCCGGACCGGCTTCCAGACCGAGAAGCCCGATCCCCGCTTCCTGATTTCGCTGACGACCAAGCTTTGGCCCTGGAGTGCCCGGTAA
- a CDS encoding CHAT domain-containing protein, translating to MKTMIRILPALAVIGLVATTPSVGAPSLSLRNSFRIGNGGVLCTAQSKPLTPNLKSMFDRGYSIVCRDAATPVGQINVMRKGIDDPVARVAKNRDAGIACEAPAPAQVEGLPGATVAACVEKESGLAYQSWTWSDSKTTYVVDGLAGYESALKLALRTAAADAPVKGDVEVATTSAGDPAAFARAQAGTLDSESALAEAYSRNNDGSYAEAAEFFQALVERDASGTETNARTAEYLANQALQESNQKNFAAAETLFARASTPAALGDPITGRLLRNFYAIHQLNEGKVDKAIAELDKPVVSVKAVGTADAALAGGQITPAVADRINRDNQSLSQMGGSVDASLQPFERAAILDAQALQLQGVAYRIKNDFPKARAKFQDSIAAMASVREGKLNSTGWLRSSIQSEQALMAEKEGKIGEAQAMFEDALKTVEIGHPQTAIALAAKARFAGFLARHSQGDRALTMFAEVVKDGQNVPGALTSTRNLLSPYFALLAQRAPNDPTAVDAMFQASQVMLRPGIAQTQALLARELSGGDDEAASLFRQTVALTREIARTTGDIARMTSTPNPDEKDALLAAQKRLARYERDQTALQSQLNKYPRYRVLAPETMSVAELQKSLRPGEAYFKVTMVQQDVYGMFVTPDAAKAYKVPATTKQLEDAVAKIRDSVVKIENGQMATYPFDIRLARRLYLALLGPVDAQIHATKNFIYEPDGPLLQLPANLLPTEQAGVDAYTARLKGKNADEYDFRGIAWLGRDHDVSTVVSPRSFADGRTTAPSHAKMAYLGLGENAKPGDNPFFVPPPALNDDCAWPVDNWNNPISSSELYLAANIIGTDKSALITEGQFSDTTIEGKSDLNDYRVIHFATHGLVTAPKPSCPARPALLTSFGGGMSDGLLSFKEIFDLKLDADVVVLSACDTAGMATVGATREAGVTTGGNFALDGLVRAFVGAGARTVIASHWPVPDDYNATKRLISGLFTAPPGTAIATAMRDAQIGLMDDADTSHPYYWSAFAIVGDGERPMLPADAQPAQQVTTAPAAGAPASASR from the coding sequence ATGAAGACCATGATCCGTATCCTGCCCGCGCTGGCGGTCATCGGCCTGGTGGCGACGACCCCGTCGGTGGGCGCGCCGAGCCTGAGCCTGCGCAACAGCTTCCGCATCGGCAATGGCGGGGTGCTGTGCACCGCGCAGTCCAAGCCGCTGACGCCGAACCTGAAGAGCATGTTCGATCGCGGCTATTCGATCGTCTGCCGCGACGCGGCGACGCCGGTTGGCCAGATCAACGTGATGCGCAAGGGGATCGACGATCCGGTCGCGCGCGTCGCGAAGAACCGCGACGCCGGTATCGCGTGCGAAGCGCCGGCCCCTGCGCAGGTCGAAGGCCTGCCGGGCGCGACTGTCGCCGCCTGCGTCGAGAAGGAAAGTGGTCTGGCCTATCAGAGCTGGACCTGGTCGGATTCGAAGACGACCTATGTCGTCGATGGTCTGGCGGGCTATGAAAGCGCGCTGAAGCTGGCGCTGCGCACCGCCGCGGCCGATGCGCCGGTGAAGGGCGATGTCGAGGTGGCGACCACCTCGGCAGGTGATCCGGCCGCCTTCGCGCGCGCCCAGGCGGGCACGCTCGACAGCGAAAGCGCGCTCGCCGAAGCCTATTCGCGCAACAATGACGGCAGCTATGCCGAAGCGGCCGAGTTCTTCCAGGCGCTGGTCGAACGCGATGCTTCGGGCACCGAGACGAACGCGCGCACCGCCGAATATCTGGCGAACCAGGCGCTGCAGGAATCGAACCAGAAGAATTTCGCGGCTGCCGAAACCCTGTTCGCGCGCGCCTCGACCCCGGCGGCGCTGGGCGATCCGATCACGGGCCGCCTGCTGCGCAACTTCTACGCGATCCACCAGCTGAACGAAGGCAAGGTCGACAAGGCGATCGCCGAACTCGACAAGCCGGTCGTCAGCGTGAAGGCCGTCGGCACCGCCGATGCGGCGCTGGCGGGTGGGCAGATCACCCCGGCGGTCGCCGATCGCATCAACCGCGACAATCAATCGCTGTCGCAGATGGGCGGATCGGTCGACGCATCGCTGCAGCCGTTCGAGCGCGCCGCGATCCTCGATGCGCAGGCGCTGCAGCTGCAGGGTGTCGCCTATCGCATAAAGAACGACTTCCCCAAGGCGCGCGCCAAGTTCCAGGATTCGATCGCCGCTATGGCCTCGGTCCGCGAGGGCAAGCTCAATTCGACCGGCTGGCTGCGTTCGAGCATCCAGAGCGAACAGGCGCTGATGGCCGAAAAGGAAGGCAAGATCGGCGAAGCGCAGGCGATGTTCGAAGACGCGCTGAAGACGGTCGAGATCGGCCATCCGCAGACGGCGATCGCACTGGCCGCCAAGGCGCGCTTCGCGGGCTTCCTCGCGCGGCACAGTCAGGGCGATCGCGCACTGACGATGTTCGCCGAAGTGGTGAAGGACGGGCAGAACGTGCCCGGCGCTCTCACCTCGACCCGCAACCTGCTCAGCCCCTATTTCGCGTTGCTTGCCCAGCGCGCGCCGAACGATCCGACCGCGGTCGACGCGATGTTCCAGGCGAGCCAGGTGATGCTGCGCCCCGGCATCGCGCAGACGCAGGCGCTGCTCGCCCGCGAACTTTCGGGCGGCGATGACGAGGCGGCGAGCCTGTTCCGTCAGACGGTCGCGCTCACCCGCGAAATCGCCCGCACCACGGGTGACATCGCGCGGATGACGTCGACCCCGAACCCGGACGAGAAGGACGCGCTGCTCGCCGCGCAGAAGCGGCTTGCCCGTTACGAGCGCGATCAGACCGCGCTCCAGTCGCAGCTCAACAAATATCCGCGCTACCGCGTGCTGGCGCCCGAGACGATGTCGGTCGCCGAACTGCAGAAGTCGCTGCGCCCCGGCGAGGCTTACTTCAAGGTCACGATGGTCCAGCAGGACGTCTATGGCATGTTCGTCACGCCGGATGCGGCGAAGGCGTACAAAGTGCCGGCGACGACCAAGCAGCTCGAGGATGCGGTCGCCAAGATCCGCGATTCGGTCGTGAAGATCGAAAACGGCCAGATGGCGACCTATCCGTTCGACATCCGCCTGGCGCGCCGCCTCTATCTGGCGCTGCTCGGCCCGGTCGATGCGCAGATCCACGCGACGAAGAACTTCATCTACGAACCGGACGGCCCGCTGCTCCAGCTGCCGGCCAACCTGCTCCCGACCGAGCAAGCCGGGGTCGACGCCTATACGGCGCGGCTGAAGGGCAAGAATGCGGACGAATACGACTTCCGCGGCATCGCCTGGCTCGGTCGCGATCACGACGTGTCGACCGTAGTGTCGCCGCGCAGCTTCGCCGACGGCCGCACGACCGCGCCGAGCCATGCGAAGATGGCCTATCTGGGCCTGGGCGAGAATGCGAAGCCGGGCGACAATCCCTTCTTCGTGCCGCCGCCCGCGCTCAACGACGATTGCGCCTGGCCGGTCGACAACTGGAACAACCCGATCAGCTCGTCGGAACTGTATCTGGCCGCCAACATCATCGGCACCGACAAATCGGCGCTGATCACCGAAGGCCAGTTCAGCGACACGACGATCGAGGGCAAATCGGACCTGAACGACTATCGCGTCATCCACTTTGCGACGCACGGTCTGGTCACCGCGCCCAAGCCCAGCTGCCCGGCGCGCCCGGCGCTGCTGACCTCGTTCGGTGGCGGCATGTCGGACGGTCTGCTGAGCTTCAAGGAGATCTTCGACCTCAAGCTCGACGCCGACGTCGTCGTCCTTTCGGCCTGCGACACGGCCGGCATGGCGACGGTGGGCGCGACCCGCGAGGCGGGCGTGACGACGGGCGGCAACTTCGCGCTCGACGGCCTCGTCCGCGCCTTCGTGGGCGCGGGCGCGCGCACCGTGATCGCCAGCCACTGGCCGGTGCCGGACGATTATAACGCGACGAAGCGGCTGATCTCCGGCCTGTTCACCGCACCGCCGGGCACGGCGATCGCGACTGCGATGCGCGATGCGCAGATCGGCCTGATGGACGATGCGGACACCTCGCATCCCTATTACTGGTCGGCCTTCGCGATCGTGGGCGACGGCGAGCGCCCGATGCTCCCGGCCGATGCGCAGCCCGCCCAGCAGGTGACGACGGCCCCGGCCGCCGGCGCGCCGGCGAGCGCCAGCCGCTGA